One Halobacterium sp. DL1 DNA window includes the following coding sequences:
- a CDS encoding chemotaxis protein CheD encodes MTVRVGVADWRVATNGSTLVTSGLGSCVAVAVYDPEAGVGGLLHAMLPAAPDPVDKPSKYVDSGLEEMVDAMAGRGASPGNLAAKLVGGSSMLDISVGEAVGQRNVDAANRALDAANVQLLAAETGGNDGRSVSFCPASGDVTINRVDSEVEVI; translated from the coding sequence GTGACTGTCCGAGTCGGCGTGGCCGACTGGCGCGTCGCGACGAACGGGTCAACGCTCGTCACCAGCGGTCTCGGCTCCTGTGTCGCGGTCGCGGTCTACGACCCCGAGGCGGGGGTCGGCGGACTGCTCCACGCGATGCTCCCGGCGGCTCCCGACCCGGTGGACAAGCCCTCGAAGTACGTCGATTCCGGCCTCGAAGAGATGGTCGACGCGATGGCCGGACGGGGCGCCTCTCCGGGGAACCTCGCGGCCAAACTCGTCGGGGGGAGCTCGATGCTGGACATCTCCGTCGGTGAGGCAGTCGGCCAGCGCAACGTCGACGCCGCCAACCGCGCGCTCGACGCCGCAAACGTCCAGTTACTCGCCGCGGAGACGGGTGGCAACGACGGCCGGTCGGTGTCCTTTTGTCCCGCCAGCGGCGACGTCACCATCAACCGTGTCGACTCCGAGGTGGAAGTGATTTGA
- a CDS encoding chemotaxis protein CheC has product MRVDLGAVASFSRTGDEGGERAAESLETLTGITAHCVLTRTALVDAGELSTFLGESPFRFTVGFDGALSGRAVLSFDDAFAAGVAEELSTGEAALPEVSNILTSGFVDVWAEGADTTIDIEPPLEVTDEDRMVQDAAVVDDCAFVFESQVSLSGSEGRCRFAVVPDVESFADYLAADDAALSVEGLSAYLRLTTESAAAVESHLAAMTGVDADTVESHIDFVPVERVPSLLDDAAYEGAVFESEGPVDSVIAILFEEGESGAVADTMLDESDPDPALAESAVAELGNVTASGFIDRWANALETTIDVSTPSHVHDDGRAVLDTVAAAYGQHADAIAVVNTTVALGDGLTCRVCAFPSPEDADTVGQIAEQLTDTAGESA; this is encoded by the coding sequence ATGCGGGTGGACCTCGGAGCCGTCGCCTCGTTCAGCCGGACCGGTGACGAAGGTGGCGAACGCGCCGCCGAGTCACTGGAGACGCTGACGGGCATCACAGCTCACTGCGTACTCACGCGCACCGCGCTCGTCGACGCCGGCGAGTTGTCGACGTTCCTCGGCGAATCCCCGTTCCGCTTCACCGTGGGGTTCGACGGCGCGCTCTCGGGACGGGCGGTACTGTCCTTCGACGACGCGTTCGCAGCGGGGGTCGCGGAGGAACTCAGCACTGGCGAAGCTGCGCTCCCCGAGGTGTCGAACATCCTCACCAGCGGGTTCGTGGACGTGTGGGCCGAGGGGGCCGACACTACCATCGATATCGAACCGCCCCTGGAAGTCACCGACGAGGACCGGATGGTGCAGGACGCAGCGGTGGTCGACGACTGCGCGTTCGTCTTCGAGAGCCAGGTCTCGCTGTCGGGGTCTGAGGGTCGCTGTCGGTTCGCAGTGGTGCCGGACGTCGAGTCGTTCGCGGATTACCTCGCGGCCGACGACGCAGCGCTCTCCGTCGAGGGACTGTCGGCGTACCTGCGCCTGACCACCGAGAGCGCGGCGGCCGTCGAATCCCACCTCGCGGCGATGACGGGGGTCGACGCCGACACCGTCGAGTCCCACATCGACTTCGTTCCGGTAGAGCGCGTCCCGTCGCTGCTCGACGACGCTGCCTACGAGGGCGCGGTGTTCGAGAGCGAGGGCCCGGTCGACAGCGTCATCGCCATCCTGTTCGAGGAGGGCGAATCCGGCGCCGTCGCGGACACGATGCTCGACGAGTCGGACCCGGACCCGGCACTCGCGGAGAGCGCCGTCGCGGAACTCGGCAACGTCACCGCCAGCGGCTTCATCGACCGGTGGGCGAACGCGCTGGAGACGACCATCGACGTCTCCACACCGTCGCACGTGCACGACGACGGCCGGGCCGTCCTCGACACCGTGGCCGCGGCCTACGGACAGCACGCGGACGCCATCGCCGTCGTGAACACGACGGTCGCACTGGGAGACGGCCTGACCTGTCGGGTCTGTGCGTTCCCGAGCCCCGAGGACGCAGACACCGTCGGGCAGATTGCCGAACAGCTCACCGACACAGCTGGTGAGAGCGCGTGA
- a CDS encoding chemotaxis protein (regulates chemotaxis by demethylation of methyl-accepting chemotaxis proteins) encodes MTRALVVDDSHFMRTVISDILEDGGIDVVDTAANGKQAVKKVEATEPDVVTMDVEMPKMNGIEAVEAVMSRAPTPILMLSALTTEDADATLEAMERGAVDTFAKPGGTISTELSGHSEELVATVERVAAADPTAGHDVEQSEPADPAGATEYVDHPTLLVGASTGGPNVVESILGSLPREADFRVLVVQHMPAQFTSRFANRLDDTSEYDIREAEDGTRISGGEGLVARGDYHMRVSGYSNGRLRVRLDQSERQHSVRPAIDVTMETAAERVTDPLVAVVLTGMGTDGADGVCAVKEAGGHTFAQDEETSAVFGIPQRAIETGCVDAVRPADRLTEAIADSIRRSS; translated from the coding sequence ATGACGCGAGCGCTGGTGGTCGACGACTCCCACTTCATGCGGACGGTCATCAGCGACATCCTGGAGGACGGGGGTATCGACGTCGTGGACACGGCCGCGAACGGCAAGCAGGCCGTCAAGAAGGTCGAGGCCACGGAGCCCGACGTGGTGACGATGGACGTGGAGATGCCGAAGATGAACGGCATTGAGGCCGTCGAGGCCGTCATGTCGCGGGCGCCGACACCAATCCTGATGCTGTCTGCGCTGACCACGGAGGACGCCGACGCGACGCTCGAAGCGATGGAGCGTGGCGCGGTCGACACGTTCGCCAAGCCCGGCGGTACCATCTCGACGGAGCTCTCGGGCCACAGCGAGGAACTCGTCGCCACCGTCGAGCGCGTCGCGGCGGCCGACCCGACGGCCGGCCACGACGTGGAACAGTCGGAGCCAGCCGATCCGGCGGGTGCTACCGAGTACGTCGACCACCCGACGTTGCTCGTCGGCGCGTCGACCGGTGGCCCGAACGTGGTCGAGTCGATTCTCGGCTCGCTACCGCGGGAGGCTGACTTCCGCGTGCTGGTCGTCCAGCACATGCCCGCCCAGTTCACGTCGCGGTTCGCGAACCGCCTCGACGACACCAGCGAGTACGACATCCGGGAGGCCGAGGATGGCACTCGCATCAGTGGCGGCGAGGGGCTGGTCGCGCGCGGTGACTACCACATGCGGGTGTCGGGCTACTCGAACGGCCGCCTGCGCGTCCGCCTCGACCAGAGCGAGCGCCAGCACAGCGTCCGGCCGGCCATCGACGTGACGATGGAGACGGCCGCCGAGCGCGTCACCGACCCGCTCGTCGCGGTGGTGCTCACCGGAATGGGGACGGACGGCGCCGACGGCGTCTGCGCGGTCAAGGAGGCCGGCGGCCACACGTTCGCACAGGACGAGGAGACTAGCGCGGTGTTCGGCATCCCGCAGCGCGCCATCGAGACTGGCTGCGTGGACGCGGTGCGACCGGCGGACAGGCTGACCGAAGCGATCGCGGATTCGATACGGAGGAGCTCCTGA
- a CDS encoding chemotaxis protein CheY, which produces MAKQVLLVDDSEFMRNLLREILEEEFEIADEAENGVEAVEMYKEYDPDLVMMDIVMPIRDGIEATAEIKQFDGGAHVIMCTSIGQEEKMKKAVKAGADGYITKPFQKPSVMDAISDVLTA; this is translated from the coding sequence ATGGCGAAGCAGGTCCTACTTGTGGACGACTCGGAGTTTATGCGGAACCTACTCCGCGAGATTCTCGAGGAGGAGTTCGAGATCGCGGACGAGGCCGAGAACGGGGTCGAAGCGGTGGAGATGTACAAGGAGTACGACCCCGACCTCGTGATGATGGACATCGTGATGCCCATCCGTGACGGCATCGAGGCGACCGCCGAGATCAAGCAGTTCGACGGCGGCGCCCACGTCATCATGTGCACGAGCATCGGCCAGGAGGAGAAGATGAAGAAGGCCGTCAAGGCCGGCGCCGACGGCTACATCACCAAGCCGTTCCAGAAACCCAGCGTGATGGACGCCATCTCCGACGTGCTCACGGCATGA
- a CDS encoding flagellin, whose protein sequence is MFEFITDEEERGQVGIGTLIVFIAMVLVAAIAAGVLINTAGFLQTKSEATGEEASAQVSNRVTVISATGNVNTVNDDDSVTNETIQYVNVTVMRASGADNINLSEATVQWIGPDNAETLTNGPKSASGTNATHFATVTVNGESEDVLDSQETRIKLVLNATAIRNPGSTDWGANGNNITGLAEGETAQIEITTQYGSTTPYWISAPESLQGKQAVKL, encoded by the coding sequence ATGTTCGAGTTCATCACAGACGAGGAAGAGCGTGGTCAGGTGGGGATCGGGACGCTCATCGTGTTCATCGCGATGGTCCTGGTCGCCGCAATCGCCGCGGGCGTCCTCATCAACACCGCTGGCTTCCTGCAGACGAAAAGCGAAGCCACCGGTGAAGAAGCGAGTGCACAGGTATCGAACCGCGTGACCGTCATCTCCGCGACGGGGAATGTCAACACGGTCAACGACGACGACTCGGTCACGAACGAGACGATCCAGTACGTGAACGTGACGGTGATGCGTGCGTCCGGCGCGGACAACATCAACCTCTCGGAGGCCACCGTCCAGTGGATTGGCCCGGACAACGCCGAAACGCTCACTAACGGTCCGAAGAGTGCTTCGGGGACGAACGCCACACACTTCGCGACCGTGACTGTGAACGGTGAGAGCGAGGACGTCCTCGATAGCCAAGAGACGCGCATCAAGCTCGTATTGAATGCGACGGCTATCCGGAACCCTGGCTCCACCGACTGGGGCGCGAACGGTAACAACATCACTGGTCTCGCTGAGGGAGAGACCGCTCAGATTGAAATCACGACCCAGTACGGTTCGACGACTCCGTACTGGATTTCCGCGCCGGAGTCCCTGCAGGGCAAGCAGGCCGTCAAGCTGTAG
- a CDS encoding flagellin, with amino-acid sequence MFEFITDEEERGQVGIGTLIVFIAMVLVAAIAAGVLINTAGFLQTKSEATGEEATAQVSNRVTVVSAAGNVTDNQDIDFVNVTVMRAAGAENINLSEATVQWIGPATATTLTHGDSANATQFDTVDVKGDNNPVLTTQDSRINIVINSTAVGGGLGGGQQAQLTITTQFGSQTEYWVSVPESLQGKNVVKL; translated from the coding sequence ATGTTCGAGTTCATCACAGACGAGGAAGAGCGTGGTCAGGTGGGGATCGGGACGCTCATCGTGTTCATCGCGATGGTCCTGGTCGCCGCAATCGCCGCGGGCGTCCTCATCAACACCGCCGGTTTCCTGCAGACGAAAAGTGAAGCAACCGGTGAGGAAGCAACCGCGCAGGTATCGAATCGCGTCACCGTCGTTTCGGCGGCCGGTAACGTCACGGATAATCAAGATATCGACTTTGTGAACGTGACGGTCATGCGTGCGGCGGGCGCCGAGAACATCAACCTCTCGGAGGCCACCGTCCAGTGGATTGGTCCAGCTACGGCTACAACCCTGACGCATGGTGACTCCGCAAACGCTACGCAGTTCGACACGGTAGACGTGAAAGGTGACAACAATCCGGTCCTGACAACTCAGGATAGCCGGATTAACATCGTCATCAATTCCACGGCGGTTGGTGGAGGTCTCGGTGGCGGCCAGCAGGCCCAGCTGACGATCACAACGCAGTTCGGTTCGCAGACCGAGTATTGGGTCAGCGTGCCCGAATCGCTACAGGGGAAGAACGTCGTGAAACTGTAA
- a CDS encoding chemotaxis protein — MNLEEADRVVANDAHVVEFRLGNEVCAIDIDAVDSIVESKQVTRVPRAPDAVEGVMDLRGETTAIVDPREFLAIEGDLASDNILVLDRADDKQKIGLRVAEVTEVSGYAEAQIDTGERVARIGTSAVEAELVKGVIRKGVVEDEEDEEAGEVELVLWLDIDRLIAVVSDDENEDNQR, encoded by the coding sequence ATGAACCTCGAGGAGGCCGACCGTGTGGTCGCGAACGACGCCCACGTCGTGGAGTTCCGCCTGGGCAACGAGGTCTGCGCCATCGACATCGACGCGGTGGACAGCATCGTGGAGTCCAAGCAGGTGACCCGCGTACCGCGTGCCCCCGACGCCGTCGAGGGCGTGATGGACCTCCGGGGGGAGACGACGGCTATCGTCGACCCGCGGGAGTTCCTCGCCATCGAGGGCGACCTCGCCTCGGACAACATCCTCGTTCTCGACCGGGCCGACGACAAGCAGAAGATCGGACTCCGCGTCGCCGAAGTGACCGAGGTCTCGGGCTACGCCGAGGCCCAGATCGACACCGGTGAGCGGGTGGCCCGCATCGGCACCTCCGCGGTCGAGGCGGAACTCGTGAAGGGCGTCATCCGGAAGGGCGTCGTCGAGGACGAGGAGGACGAGGAGGCGGGCGAGGTGGAGCTCGTGCTGTGGCTCGACATCGACCGGCTCATCGCCGTGGTGTCGGACGACGAGAACGAGGACAATCAGCGCTGA
- a CDS encoding phycocyanin alpha phycocyanobilin lyase — MPSLYGLERSGDVEKLVELLRESEKPTVRRRAAEILGNLDDPESEGIDALVGAMSDDDETVRAEAIDALTQQEAVDALMKGLGQKVPDSGATWAQAEAFVENLTSDSTELRMAAANVLGLLGVEDSARPLAKRLQSEPHPEVRSRIARSLGRVGEPAVTNVLVDCLHDQPLKVRREAAESLGRLTSKDALGGLLTVVDDESEAMRRTAVSSLGQFENAEPVDALVERLGDQSDLVRRAAVFSLIEILSNVPPDQSHELRETIVDRMAERSDPSIVASLIEIIEEGTQTHQRRNATWMLGRVAGSQSTKIEAIEALRDVLGEDDDLISQFAATGLSEIGGRSVETSLLEVVETDEYGGDAVAMAAFALGKVGGDRSRQRLEKLVEETESDEVRRRAFSAISKLGGHS, encoded by the coding sequence GTGCCATCGCTGTACGGACTGGAGCGCTCCGGCGACGTCGAGAAGCTAGTGGAGCTACTCCGGGAAAGCGAGAAACCGACGGTCCGACGTCGAGCGGCCGAGATTCTGGGGAACCTCGACGACCCCGAGTCGGAAGGTATCGACGCGCTCGTGGGCGCGATGAGCGACGACGACGAGACAGTGCGCGCGGAGGCCATCGACGCACTCACCCAGCAGGAGGCCGTGGATGCCCTGATGAAGGGGCTCGGCCAGAAGGTGCCGGACTCCGGCGCGACGTGGGCGCAGGCCGAAGCATTCGTGGAGAACCTCACGTCGGATTCTACGGAGCTTCGCATGGCGGCGGCGAACGTTCTCGGTCTCCTCGGGGTGGAGGATTCTGCCCGACCGCTCGCAAAGCGCCTGCAGTCCGAACCGCATCCAGAGGTACGGTCGCGAATCGCGCGGTCGCTCGGCCGTGTCGGCGAGCCAGCCGTCACGAACGTTCTGGTCGACTGCCTCCACGACCAGCCGCTGAAAGTGCGTCGGGAGGCCGCGGAGTCACTCGGTCGGCTCACGTCGAAGGACGCACTCGGTGGCCTACTGACGGTGGTCGACGACGAGAGCGAGGCGATGCGACGGACGGCGGTGAGTTCGCTCGGCCAGTTCGAGAACGCCGAACCCGTGGACGCACTAGTCGAACGGCTCGGGGATCAAAGTGACCTTGTCAGACGTGCGGCCGTCTTCTCGCTAATCGAGATCCTCTCGAACGTGCCACCGGACCAGAGTCACGAGCTCCGCGAGACCATCGTCGACCGGATGGCCGAGCGCAGCGACCCGAGCATCGTCGCGTCGCTGATCGAGATCATCGAGGAGGGGACGCAGACCCACCAGCGGCGGAACGCGACGTGGATGCTGGGTCGGGTCGCGGGCAGCCAGTCGACGAAGATCGAGGCTATCGAGGCACTCCGGGACGTGCTCGGTGAGGACGACGACCTGATATCGCAGTTCGCTGCAACCGGGCTGTCGGAGATCGGCGGCCGGTCCGTGGAGACGTCGCTCCTGGAGGTCGTCGAGACCGACGAGTACGGCGGCGACGCCGTCGCGATGGCGGCGTTCGCTCTCGGGAAGGTGGGCGGCGACCGGTCGCGGCAGCGCCTCGAGAAACTCGTCGAGGAGACAGAGAGCGACGAGGTTCGACGCCGGGCGTTCTCGGCGATATCGAAACTGGGCGGCCACTCCTGA
- a CDS encoding chemotaxis protein CheA: MDDYLEAFVREGEEHVTNLNNALLELESDPGNEEAMDAIFRTAHTLKGNFGAMGFESASDLAHAVEDLLDEMRQGDLEVTSDRMDRVFEGVDDIEACLDDIEAHGEVQRDVSGTAESVRAVLDEAAAAAEAGDAPENTVGTEFDLGSIVDEETLEEVDGGIFHVHVDMSDSEMKGVDGMFVMEAATEAFDLLGASPEPAAINDGEFEGGFDLVVATEMSDVTETLQSFPKLTDATVSELTGDLGAASDLDDATGDDTTGDNATEEATDVADDSDDSATDASDADEESAVQSTDTEIQSVRVDVDQLDELHGLVEQLVTTRIKLRRGVEDSDRAVLDELDELDKITSSLQDTVMDMRLVPMKKIVGKFPRLVRDLAREQDKDIDFVVEGDDVELDRTILTEISDPLMHLLRNAVDHGIEPPAVREENGKDPEGTITLSAERDRDRVLIEVKDDGGGIDRDRVREKAVEKGIKTREEVDAMPDEEVEDLVFHPGFSTNEEVTDVSGRGVGMDVVRDTVTRLDGSVSVSSVPGEGTTFTMTLPVTVAIVKVLFVESGGEEYGIPIKTVDEISRMKPVKSVDGEEVITYDETVYPLVRLGSALEVPGETRNGDGMLVRIRDTERQVAIHCDDVRGQEEVVVKPFEGILSGIPGLSGAAVLGEGDVVTILDVGTL; encoded by the coding sequence ATGGACGACTATCTCGAAGCATTCGTTCGCGAGGGCGAAGAGCACGTGACCAACCTGAACAACGCGTTGCTGGAACTCGAGTCCGACCCCGGCAACGAGGAGGCGATGGACGCCATCTTCCGGACCGCCCACACGCTGAAGGGCAACTTCGGCGCGATGGGGTTCGAGAGCGCCAGCGACCTGGCTCACGCCGTCGAGGACCTCCTCGACGAGATGCGCCAGGGCGACCTCGAAGTCACCTCCGACCGCATGGACCGGGTGTTCGAGGGCGTCGACGACATCGAGGCCTGCCTCGACGACATCGAGGCCCACGGCGAGGTCCAGCGGGACGTCTCCGGAACTGCCGAATCCGTCCGCGCGGTCCTCGACGAGGCAGCGGCGGCAGCCGAAGCCGGCGACGCCCCCGAGAACACTGTCGGGACGGAGTTCGACCTGGGTTCCATCGTCGACGAGGAGACGCTCGAGGAGGTGGACGGCGGCATCTTCCACGTCCACGTGGACATGTCCGACTCCGAGATGAAGGGTGTCGACGGCATGTTCGTCATGGAGGCCGCCACCGAGGCGTTCGACCTCCTCGGTGCGTCCCCGGAACCGGCCGCAATCAACGACGGCGAGTTCGAGGGTGGCTTCGACCTCGTCGTCGCCACGGAGATGTCCGACGTGACGGAGACCCTCCAGTCGTTCCCGAAACTGACGGACGCGACCGTCTCGGAACTCACCGGCGACCTCGGTGCAGCCAGCGACCTGGACGACGCGACCGGAGACGATACGACGGGTGACAACGCAACCGAGGAAGCAACTGACGTGGCTGACGATAGTGACGATTCGGCGACCGACGCCAGTGACGCCGACGAGGAGTCGGCGGTGCAGTCGACCGACACCGAGATTCAGTCCGTGCGCGTGGACGTCGACCAGCTCGACGAACTCCACGGGCTCGTCGAACAGCTCGTCACGACGCGCATCAAACTCCGGCGCGGCGTCGAGGACAGCGACCGCGCGGTGCTGGACGAACTCGACGAACTCGACAAGATCACGTCGAGCCTCCAGGACACCGTGATGGACATGCGCCTCGTCCCGATGAAGAAGATCGTCGGGAAGTTCCCGCGACTCGTCCGCGACCTCGCACGAGAGCAGGACAAGGACATCGACTTCGTGGTCGAGGGCGACGACGTGGAACTCGACCGCACCATCCTCACGGAGATCAGCGACCCACTGATGCATCTGCTGCGCAACGCCGTCGACCACGGCATCGAGCCGCCCGCGGTCCGCGAGGAGAACGGAAAAGACCCCGAAGGCACCATCACGCTGTCGGCGGAACGCGACCGCGACCGCGTGCTCATCGAAGTGAAAGACGACGGCGGCGGCATCGACCGCGACCGCGTCCGCGAGAAGGCCGTCGAGAAGGGTATCAAAACCCGCGAAGAGGTCGACGCGATGCCCGACGAGGAGGTCGAGGACCTCGTCTTCCACCCCGGGTTCTCCACGAACGAGGAGGTCACGGACGTCTCCGGCCGCGGGGTCGGAATGGACGTCGTCCGGGACACGGTCACGCGTCTCGACGGCTCCGTCTCGGTGAGCAGTGTCCCCGGCGAGGGGACGACGTTCACGATGACGCTACCCGTGACCGTCGCCATCGTGAAGGTGCTGTTCGTGGAGAGTGGCGGCGAGGAGTACGGCATCCCGATCAAGACCGTCGACGAGATCTCGCGGATGAAGCCCGTGAAGTCCGTCGACGGCGAGGAGGTCATCACCTACGACGAGACGGTGTACCCCCTCGTACGACTCGGCTCCGCGCTGGAGGTACCCGGCGAGACGAGGAACGGCGACGGGATGCTCGTTCGCATCCGAGACACCGAGCGGCAGGTCGCCATCCACTGCGACGACGTGCGGGGCCAGGAGGAGGTCGTCGTCAAGCCGTTCGAGGGCATCCTCTCGGGAATCCCCGGGCTCTCCGGGGCAGCGGTGCTGGGCGAGGGCGACGTGGTGACGATTCTGGACGTTGGGACTCTCTGA
- a CDS encoding chemotaxis protein: protein MSTMIDIRRLQTVNELARAGATTVADNMSQLTGVETEMQITKINVIDVGDLGAHLGADKQVGVNVPLKEQPYGSVLVLFDDESARRVAGTMMGGIESDGGTYSDMERSAIREVGNIMTSGFIDGWANVLGRTIDISTPQLIRASGHEIAAHCVDPGEHEIAMVFDATLHAPDADVEAKIYSFPDIEAFVSMINDI from the coding sequence ATGAGCACGATGATCGATATTCGGCGGTTACAGACGGTGAACGAACTGGCACGGGCGGGTGCGACCACGGTGGCCGACAACATGAGCCAGTTGACCGGGGTCGAGACGGAGATGCAGATCACGAAGATCAACGTCATCGACGTCGGGGACCTGGGCGCACACCTGGGGGCGGACAAACAGGTGGGCGTCAACGTCCCCCTCAAGGAACAGCCCTACGGCTCCGTGCTCGTGCTGTTCGACGACGAGAGCGCGCGCCGCGTCGCCGGCACGATGATGGGCGGCATCGAGAGCGACGGCGGCACCTACAGCGACATGGAGCGCTCGGCCATCCGCGAGGTCGGCAACATCATGACCAGCGGTTTCATCGACGGCTGGGCGAACGTCCTCGGTCGGACCATCGACATCTCTACCCCGCAGCTCATTCGGGCGTCGGGCCACGAAATCGCCGCCCACTGCGTCGACCCGGGCGAACACGAGATCGCGATGGTGTTCGACGCCACGCTCCACGCGCCCGACGCCGACGTCGAGGCGAAGATCTACTCCTTCCCGGACATCGAGGCGTTCGTCTCGATGATCAACGACATCTGA
- a CDS encoding chemotaxis protein CheR — protein sequence MTDFEDLLAFIERETEFATSYYDDAYLDRRISARMRRRDTESYDDYLEMLRTDDHDERAELLDTLSVNVTQFFRDRKVWAALRDVLLESTDGTLSIWSAACADGREPYSIAMLALDAGLEPQNVRILATDIDEDALDRARQGRYESTRTADIEDQLSFLDHPMEYVEREGERGFVVADHVKDLVRFERHDLITDDPKSGFDLVACRNVCIYIDKQYKLPILDTVSQSLDEGGHLVLGQTETLPGEVKERFEAADPRIRIYRRLSDVE from the coding sequence TTGACCGACTTCGAGGACCTGCTGGCGTTCATCGAACGGGAGACGGAGTTCGCCACCAGCTACTACGACGACGCCTACCTCGACCGGCGCATCTCTGCCCGTATGCGCCGGCGGGACACCGAGAGCTACGACGACTACCTGGAGATGTTGCGCACTGACGACCACGACGAGCGCGCGGAACTGCTGGACACGCTCAGCGTCAACGTGACCCAGTTCTTCCGCGACCGGAAGGTGTGGGCCGCGCTCCGCGACGTCCTCCTCGAATCCACCGACGGGACGCTCTCCATCTGGAGCGCTGCCTGCGCCGACGGCCGCGAGCCCTACTCCATCGCGATGCTCGCCCTCGACGCCGGACTAGAGCCCCAGAACGTCCGCATCCTGGCGACGGACATCGACGAGGACGCCCTCGACCGCGCCAGACAGGGTCGCTACGAGAGCACGCGGACCGCGGACATCGAGGACCAGTTGAGCTTCCTCGACCACCCGATGGAGTACGTCGAGCGCGAGGGCGAACGCGGGTTCGTCGTCGCCGACCACGTGAAGGACCTGGTCCGCTTCGAGCGCCACGACCTCATCACCGACGACCCGAAGTCCGGTTTCGACCTCGTGGCCTGCCGGAACGTCTGCATCTACATCGACAAGCAGTACAAGCTACCGATCCTCGACACCGTCAGCCAGTCACTCGACGAGGGCGGCCACCTCGTCCTCGGGCAGACGGAGACCCTCCCAGGCGAGGTCAAAGAGCGCTTCGAGGCTGCGGACCCACGCATCCGAATCTACCGCCGACTCTCCGACGTAGAGTAA